A stretch of the Duncaniella dubosii genome encodes the following:
- a CDS encoding YtxH domain-containing protein — translation MSNLSLLYAFIGGAIVGAGAAVLFAPEKGEDVRARITELLRKKGIICSDNEIDALVEQLTTEIDD, via the coding sequence ATGTCAAATCTGTCATTGCTTTATGCCTTTATCGGCGGTGCTATCGTAGGCGCGGGTGCCGCAGTCCTTTTCGCTCCTGAAAAGGGTGAGGATGTGCGTGCGCGCATCACCGAACTTCTCCGCAAGAAGGGTATCATCTGTTCCGACAACGAAATCGATGCCCTCGTCGAGCAGCTTACAACTGAAATTGACGACTGA
- a CDS encoding YtxH domain-containing protein produces the protein MKALNIVLAVIGGAVAGATVGLLLAPEKGEKTRDNIVKYLESKGIKLQKSKLEELADEIAEEIKK, from the coding sequence ATGAAAGCTTTAAACATCGTTCTCGCAGTTATCGGCGGCGCTGTAGCCGGCGCAACAGTTGGTCTCCTTCTTGCTCCCGAAAAGGGCGAAAAGACTCGTGACAACATCGTGAAGTATCTCGAAAGCAAGGGTATCAAGCTGCAGAAGAGCAAACTTGAAGAACTTGCCGACGAAATCGCCGAGGAAATCAAGAAGTAA
- a CDS encoding cation:proton antiporter domain-containing protein gives MILNLILANAAVASETFNVEGLIRDLAFILILGAVTTLVFKWLKQPVVLGYIVAGFLASPHFEYLPSVSTEDNIEFWAQIGIVVLLFSLGLEFSFKKLVNAGGSAVVTALFIVCGMMGAGFAVGHVLGFSHINSLFLGGMLSMSSTTIIIKAFTDLNLRHRKFASLVFAVLIVEDLFAVLMMVILSSIAINNSVEGGEMLYSVSKLAFFLIIWFVVGVFVLPSLLNSQRRFLNSETLLIVSMGLCLGMAVFSVACGFSLALGAFVMGSILAGTSFAERIEKVTLPVKDLFGSVFFLSVGMMVNPHIIVEYWGPILFLSAVVIVGMIFFGTTGMLLTGQSLRVAIESGFSLTQIGEFAFIIASLGMSLGVLDPQIYPIVVAVSVVTTFTTPYFIRMAGPACDFVEAHLPKRLHFLIDRYTEDATTSASATKQLWMSLFKRYLWRVVLYSMVLIALCIISLDYLQPLFTGIFPSWGRFVTTVVALILMSPFLLAMTYPASKKTERERLVAANARYDVPLIIMTIVRLLIAMILVVYLLSSIYSMAVGWTIGVGLFFILALSFSKSAHRRMVRIESRFIDNLNERELRRSGAKNRLVPNMHLAYMTVGYQCPFVGEQLKNSGLRSRYGVSVSSIQRGGRMIMVPGATERVFPGDVLGVIGTDEEIQRLLPVVEANSEDETASATSTDVKLTGILLKPTSPLIGKTIVSSDFRNTWEALLVAVQRGDEYLQPDVSIVFTAGDTVWVVGNLKRISAIEG, from the coding sequence ATGATACTCAACCTGATTCTCGCAAACGCCGCCGTCGCATCAGAGACGTTCAATGTCGAGGGACTTATCCGTGACCTCGCATTCATACTGATTCTCGGGGCCGTAACGACTCTGGTGTTCAAATGGCTTAAACAGCCGGTTGTCCTCGGCTATATTGTCGCCGGTTTCCTTGCCAGTCCTCATTTCGAATATCTTCCGTCGGTAAGTACGGAAGACAATATCGAGTTCTGGGCACAGATAGGCATCGTGGTTCTGCTGTTTTCGCTCGGGCTTGAATTCAGTTTCAAGAAACTTGTCAATGCCGGAGGTTCGGCTGTCGTCACGGCTCTTTTTATCGTCTGCGGAATGATGGGTGCAGGTTTTGCGGTCGGTCATGTGCTTGGCTTTTCCCATATCAACAGTCTTTTTCTCGGTGGCATGCTATCCATGTCGTCTACCACCATTATTATAAAGGCTTTTACCGATCTGAACCTGCGTCACCGCAAATTTGCGTCGCTTGTGTTTGCCGTCCTGATTGTCGAAGACCTTTTTGCTGTGTTAATGATGGTCATACTGTCGTCAATCGCGATAAACAACAGTGTGGAAGGCGGTGAAATGCTCTACAGTGTCAGCAAGCTTGCTTTCTTCCTTATAATATGGTTTGTCGTGGGAGTGTTTGTGCTTCCATCGCTTCTCAACTCCCAGCGGAGATTTCTCAATTCCGAGACTCTTCTCATCGTGTCGATGGGACTGTGTCTCGGTATGGCGGTTTTTTCCGTGGCGTGTGGCTTCTCTCTGGCTCTCGGAGCGTTCGTCATGGGCTCGATTCTTGCCGGGACGAGCTTTGCCGAGCGTATCGAGAAGGTCACACTTCCTGTCAAGGATCTTTTTGGCTCAGTCTTTTTCCTCTCGGTCGGCATGATGGTCAATCCGCATATAATTGTCGAATACTGGGGGCCGATTCTTTTCCTGTCGGCGGTCGTGATTGTCGGCATGATATTTTTCGGCACTACCGGCATGCTGCTGACCGGACAGTCTCTTCGGGTTGCCATAGAGTCGGGGTTCTCGTTGACGCAGATCGGAGAGTTCGCTTTCATTATCGCATCGCTTGGCATGTCGCTCGGAGTCCTTGACCCGCAGATCTATCCTATAGTGGTTGCAGTGTCGGTGGTGACTACATTCACCACTCCGTATTTCATCCGTATGGCGGGACCGGCATGTGATTTTGTCGAGGCGCATCTGCCAAAGCGTCTCCATTTCCTCATTGACAGATATACAGAGGACGCGACGACTTCGGCAAGCGCGACAAAACAGCTTTGGATGTCTCTTTTCAAGCGCTATCTGTGGCGCGTCGTGCTTTACTCGATGGTGCTTATCGCGCTCTGTATAATATCACTCGACTATCTTCAGCCACTTTTTACTGGTATTTTCCCTTCGTGGGGACGCTTCGTGACCACTGTAGTGGCTCTAATATTAATGTCGCCGTTTCTGCTGGCCATGACCTATCCGGCCTCGAAGAAAACTGAGCGCGAGCGTCTTGTGGCTGCCAACGCACGCTACGACGTACCACTTATCATAATGACTATCGTCAGGTTGCTGATTGCTATGATTCTGGTGGTCTATCTTCTAAGCTCGATCTATTCTATGGCCGTCGGCTGGACTATCGGTGTGGGGCTCTTCTTTATTCTCGCACTCTCGTTTTCAAAATCAGCCCACAGGCGTATGGTCAGAATCGAATCTCGCTTTATCGACAATCTCAATGAGCGTGAGCTGCGCCGTAGCGGAGCGAAAAACCGTCTTGTCCCCAATATGCACCTTGCCTACATGACCGTCGGCTACCAGTGTCCTTTTGTCGGCGAGCAGCTGAAAAATTCCGGACTTCGCAGCCGCTATGGAGTCTCGGTGTCGTCGATTCAGCGTGGTGGACGCATGATTATGGTGCCCGGTGCTACCGAACGAGTTTTTCCCGGAGACGTGCTCGGAGTGATAGGAACTGACGAGGAGATACAGAGACTTCTTCCTGTGGTAGAAGCCAATAGCGAGGATGAAACCGCATCCGCGACTTCGACAGATGTGAAGCTCACAGGCATACTTCTTAAACCGACATCGCCGCTCATTGGCAAGACAATAGTCAGCTCTGATTTCCGCAACACATGGGAAGCGCTTCTGGTTGCTGTCCAGCGTGGCGACGAGTATCTGCAGCCTGATGTGTCGATTGTGTTCACCGCAGGCGATACAGTGTGGGTGGTCGGAAATCTGAAGCGTATTTCAGCTATCGAAGGTTAA
- a CDS encoding MgtC/SapB family protein gives MEQFWHIVNNVELNTTSAIFRITLSLLLGSVIGIERKRKGQMAGLRTFSLISMGACIAMMLSIYVCQETVGLLRGDPSRIAAQVLSGIGFLGAGTIIQMKGSVRGLTTAAGIWIIATIGMAVGCGLYLIAVVATILVLVVLTILEQIEHRVNVGNEARTIRLKVKGIVKTIKPYRDVLERYNIHLSRVYVEYDYEADSTRLNLLILIREHSDFIEVFSALHDVHPTISISLSNQADLS, from the coding sequence ATGGAACAATTCTGGCACATAGTCAACAATGTCGAGCTCAACACGACATCGGCAATTTTTCGTATAACACTCAGTCTGCTTCTCGGCAGTGTGATAGGTATAGAACGCAAGCGCAAAGGGCAGATGGCCGGACTGCGCACGTTCTCGCTGATTTCGATGGGTGCCTGCATTGCGATGATGCTTTCGATTTATGTGTGTCAGGAGACAGTGGGGCTTCTTCGAGGTGACCCAAGCCGAATAGCCGCTCAGGTTCTGTCGGGTATCGGTTTTCTCGGTGCGGGAACTATAATACAGATGAAAGGGTCGGTCCGCGGTCTGACGACGGCCGCCGGCATCTGGATAATCGCGACCATAGGCATGGCCGTGGGCTGTGGGCTCTATCTTATTGCAGTGGTGGCGACAATACTGGTGCTTGTAGTGCTTACCATTCTCGAACAGATTGAACATCGTGTCAATGTCGGGAATGAGGCGCGCACAATCAGGCTCAAGGTAAAGGGGATAGTGAAGACCATAAAGCCATATCGCGATGTTCTCGAACGCTACAATATCCATCTTTCAAGGGTCTATGTGGAATATGATTACGAGGCTGATTCCACGCGGCTCAATCTTCTGATTCTGATCCGTGAGCATTCCGATTTCATAGAGGTCTTCTCAGCTCTCCACGATGTGCATCCTACAATCTCAATCTCGCTCTCCAATCAGGCTGATCTCTCCTGA
- the tamL gene encoding translocation and assembly module lipoprotein TamL encodes MCKFTHFIVAFLSVACVLLMSGCSSTRHVPQGSYLLDKVKIDIEGDKEVTGDELDNYLKQSPNHKVLGFWKLQLGTYNLSGKDSTKWYNRWVRRMGQPPVIYSQSLTDASARQLRQALVNRGYLEARIDVDTIIQTGKKKIDVTYNVFTGEPRRISSIDYEIPDTLIERIVLEDSALFTLRPGNRFDRDMLDTERTLITQRLRNHGYYSFNKEYITFYADTAEFSKEVYLTLNVMPPRTLHGGKIVADSLSRHQQYYINKIYFVTNGSSPTANTVQTDADTVIYHDIEVIYGKDHYINPGILQQKCYLTPGKIYRAADVDRTYEALARLGILKTINIELVPVGDIDGKRWLNAYIQLSRNKKQSITFDVEGTNSEGDLGFGIGATYQHRNLAKSSQLLTARLRVNYESLSGSFNGLINDRYTEYAGEVGITFPKFEFPFASQRLRERLNVSTEFALSFNYQERPEYTRIIAGAAWKYKWGNRSNTRRHYFDLIDINYVYLPESTNNFLDLIAPDNPLLRYSYEDHFIMSMGYRYYDTNKRIPSSLTKTYTLQPTVYTLRASIETAGNLLYAISSLTDSKRRNGAYRVFGINYSQYVKSEIDYSITRNFNQRHSLAFHVGGGIGVPYGNSTVLPFEKRFYAGGANGVRGWGVRTLGPGRYDSHNSVSDFINQCGDIRLDMSLEYRTKLFWVLEAGAFVDAGNIWTIHNYENQPGGMFKFNTFWKEIAVAYGLGLRFDFSYFLLRLDLGLKAHNPAMGQEQWPIIHPDWHRDATFHFAVGYPF; translated from the coding sequence ATGTGTAAATTCACGCATTTTATTGTCGCATTTCTATCAGTGGCCTGTGTTCTGCTCATGTCGGGATGCAGTTCGACGCGTCATGTCCCCCAAGGTTCCTACCTGCTCGACAAGGTGAAAATCGACATCGAGGGAGACAAGGAGGTCACAGGAGATGAACTTGACAACTATCTAAAACAAAGCCCCAACCATAAAGTGCTCGGATTCTGGAAACTGCAGCTCGGGACTTATAACCTTTCGGGTAAAGACTCGACGAAATGGTATAACCGCTGGGTCAGAAGAATGGGACAGCCACCGGTCATATACTCGCAATCACTCACCGACGCATCAGCCCGACAGTTGCGTCAGGCGCTTGTCAATCGTGGCTACCTCGAAGCAAGAATCGATGTCGACACAATAATACAGACAGGCAAGAAAAAAATCGATGTCACATACAATGTCTTTACAGGCGAGCCACGACGCATATCGTCTATCGACTACGAAATCCCAGACACCCTCATCGAACGTATCGTACTTGAAGACTCCGCACTATTTACACTACGCCCCGGCAACCGCTTTGACCGTGACATGCTCGATACCGAACGGACGCTGATAACCCAACGTCTGCGCAACCACGGCTACTATTCGTTCAACAAAGAGTATATCACATTTTACGCCGACACGGCAGAATTTTCAAAAGAAGTATATCTTACCCTGAATGTCATGCCTCCGCGCACCTTGCATGGAGGAAAAATCGTGGCCGACTCACTTTCGCGCCATCAGCAATATTACATCAATAAAATCTATTTCGTCACTAACGGCTCATCCCCGACTGCAAACACCGTTCAGACAGATGCCGATACAGTAATATATCATGACATAGAAGTAATCTACGGGAAAGACCATTACATCAACCCCGGCATACTGCAACAAAAGTGTTATCTTACCCCCGGAAAAATCTATCGTGCGGCAGATGTCGACAGAACCTACGAGGCGCTCGCTCGTCTCGGCATCCTCAAAACAATCAATATTGAACTTGTGCCTGTCGGGGATATAGACGGAAAACGCTGGCTAAACGCCTATATACAGCTATCACGCAACAAAAAACAGTCGATAACGTTTGATGTCGAGGGTACAAACTCTGAAGGCGACCTCGGTTTCGGCATCGGCGCCACATATCAGCACAGGAATCTTGCAAAAAGTTCCCAACTCCTCACCGCCAGACTGAGAGTGAACTACGAAAGTCTGTCGGGATCGTTCAACGGTCTCATAAACGACCGCTACACAGAATATGCAGGCGAAGTCGGAATTACTTTCCCTAAATTCGAATTCCCGTTCGCATCACAACGGCTCAGGGAACGGCTCAATGTAAGCACCGAATTCGCACTGTCGTTCAACTATCAGGAACGACCTGAATACACACGAATAATAGCCGGAGCGGCATGGAAATACAAGTGGGGCAACCGCAGCAACACACGTCGCCACTATTTCGACCTCATAGACATCAACTATGTCTATCTGCCGGAAAGCACCAACAACTTTCTCGACCTTATAGCCCCTGACAACCCACTGCTCCGCTACAGCTACGAAGACCATTTCATAATGAGCATGGGCTACAGGTATTATGACACCAACAAGCGAATCCCCTCTTCGCTGACAAAGACATATACACTGCAACCGACAGTCTACACCCTGCGAGCATCTATCGAGACCGCCGGCAATCTGCTCTATGCCATCTCGTCGCTCACCGACAGCAAACGCCGAAACGGAGCTTACCGGGTGTTCGGCATAAACTACTCGCAGTATGTCAAATCAGAAATCGATTACTCCATCACCCGGAACTTCAACCAGCGCCACTCACTTGCATTCCATGTCGGCGGCGGCATAGGAGTACCCTATGGCAACTCGACTGTGCTTCCTTTCGAAAAGCGTTTCTATGCCGGAGGCGCAAACGGTGTACGCGGCTGGGGAGTGCGCACTCTCGGCCCGGGCAGATATGACTCCCACAACTCCGTAAGCGATTTTATCAACCAGTGCGGCGACATCCGTCTGGACATGAGCCTTGAGTACAGAACAAAACTGTTCTGGGTCCTTGAAGCCGGAGCATTTGTCGACGCTGGAAACATATGGACAATCCACAACTACGAAAATCAGCCCGGAGGCATGTTTAAATTCAACACCTTCTGGAAAGAGATTGCCGTCGCATACGGACTTGGCCTGCGGTTTGACTTCTCCTATTTCCTGCTCCGACTCGATCTCGGTCTGAAAGCCCACAATCCGGCGATGGGACAGGAACAATGGCCAATCATCCATCCCGACTGGCACCGTGACGCCACATTTCACTTTGCAGTCGGCTATCCATTCTAA
- a CDS encoding HAD family hydrolase yields the protein MKQLIIFDLDGTLLNTIADLGTATNHALRACGFPQHNLASYPKMVGNGITRLIERALPEDERTPETIDKVRTHFKEYYDMHQTDLTQPYPGINDMLRELSEMGVKLAVASNKYQAAVEALIKHYFPFVNWQAVEGQKEGVPTKPDPSIVFEILAKCPARKSKVLYVGDSGVDMETARRACVDSCGVTWGFRSIKELKDHHADNIVNTPDEIIQVVKRPGLELYV from the coding sequence ATGAAACAGCTCATAATATTCGATCTTGACGGGACTCTGCTCAACACCATCGCAGACCTCGGCACAGCAACAAACCACGCACTGCGTGCATGCGGATTCCCGCAACACAATCTCGCGTCATATCCGAAAATGGTCGGCAACGGAATCACCCGCCTCATCGAGCGAGCACTACCCGAAGACGAACGCACTCCGGAAACCATAGACAAGGTGCGCACCCACTTCAAAGAATATTATGACATGCATCAGACGGATCTCACTCAGCCATATCCGGGTATCAATGATATGCTGCGCGAACTGTCGGAAATGGGAGTAAAACTTGCGGTAGCATCCAACAAATATCAGGCAGCAGTCGAAGCTCTTATCAAGCATTATTTCCCATTTGTGAACTGGCAGGCAGTCGAGGGACAGAAAGAAGGAGTCCCGACCAAACCCGATCCGTCAATCGTGTTTGAAATCCTTGCAAAATGTCCCGCCAGAAAATCCAAGGTGCTCTACGTAGGGGATTCAGGCGTAGACATGGAGACAGCCCGCAGGGCATGCGTGGACTCATGTGGCGTGACATGGGGATTCCGTTCAATCAAAGAGCTTAAAGACCACCATGCCGACAACATCGTCAACACACCCGACGAAATAATACAAGTTGTAAAACGCCCCGGACTTGAACTTTATGTCTAA
- a CDS encoding sensor histidine kinase produces MKHVYYALIIVLNIISAITAGAVSRNDTKVLTDTFYERLAVATTQEDSLRIMSNLFDLLPRDEGTAIGLQMFDVADRANDVSTALETLRNLTNRYIRNDSMLVELYNRTLRYSKLGNEEQYENKLDELRETRTLIKLTRNICQARYSDPKEQREILKDLLQTTTLNPPTNLYDRIVLNHSICMLLWQIGASDILTHKLDELGALIGQLPPATISIRNAYNVHAALIYRDNMEYEKSMQADMKTLEGIESLEKHYREIGRIYHSFDANRYIIYTRLLSNFPMLAPHEIEKYYKLAMDLAASDYTSAETNKVSPTPQIYYNLAYKNYDKALGYIKSCIDHPYNIQDRRRLLKHEIECAEAVGDNATLLKAACEYNKLLEDNLSQRLDEKYRELQVLSDNSELTNNYNQLQIEKQRAEARALRLTVLIAILAAVILLISVIVLFRLNRRNRSLVMTLDKSNRELLEKSENLEQSRQELVKARDMAQKANNMKTDFIKNMSYEVNAPLKAINEYSKLIVDCADASNRKYLERFTALVELNSELLNTIVNDVLHISEIDSNSVPIHNRSTDLRSLCTMVLDGVRQRLSPHVVLLFDAESPAISLFTDPQRLHQILLNLLTNAAKFTAKGSITLSYRIDADNGTVVFSVTDTGIGIKPDKKDAIFDRFVKLDKDTQGAGLGLTISRMLARIMGGDVQLDTSYTKGARFIVILPQK; encoded by the coding sequence ATGAAACACGTATATTACGCACTGATCATAGTGCTCAACATAATCTCAGCCATCACTGCCGGAGCGGTCTCACGCAATGACACCAAGGTGCTGACCGACACATTTTATGAGCGTCTCGCCGTCGCGACCACACAGGAAGACTCATTGAGAATCATGAGCAATCTCTTTGACCTCCTGCCACGCGACGAAGGAACGGCCATCGGACTACAGATGTTTGACGTGGCCGACAGAGCAAACGATGTCAGCACGGCTCTGGAGACACTGCGTAACCTTACAAACCGTTACATCCGCAACGACTCTATGCTCGTTGAGCTTTACAACCGCACACTGCGCTACTCCAAACTCGGCAATGAAGAGCAGTATGAAAACAAGCTCGACGAACTCCGCGAGACCCGCACACTGATAAAACTCACCCGCAACATCTGTCAGGCACGGTATTCAGATCCGAAGGAACAGAGGGAAATCCTGAAGGATCTGTTGCAGACCACCACGCTCAATCCTCCGACTAATCTTTATGACAGAATCGTACTCAACCATTCAATCTGCATGCTGTTGTGGCAGATTGGCGCGAGCGACATCCTCACCCATAAACTCGACGAGCTCGGGGCTCTGATAGGTCAGTTGCCCCCTGCTACCATATCAATCCGCAACGCCTACAACGTCCATGCGGCACTGATTTACAGGGATAATATGGAATATGAAAAATCCATGCAGGCCGACATGAAGACGCTTGAAGGCATCGAATCTCTTGAAAAACATTATCGTGAAATCGGACGAATATATCACTCTTTCGATGCCAACCGCTACATTATCTACACGCGTCTTCTTTCCAATTTCCCGATGCTCGCGCCACATGAGATTGAAAAATACTATAAGCTTGCAATGGATCTTGCCGCCAGCGACTATACCTCAGCCGAAACAAATAAGGTCTCTCCCACCCCGCAGATATATTACAATCTTGCATATAAAAATTATGACAAGGCTCTCGGCTACATCAAAAGCTGCATCGACCATCCTTACAACATTCAGGACCGCCGACGGCTGCTGAAACACGAGATCGAATGCGCCGAAGCCGTAGGCGATAACGCAACGCTGCTGAAAGCCGCATGCGAATACAACAAACTGCTTGAGGACAATCTGAGCCAGCGTCTCGATGAGAAATACCGCGAACTGCAGGTGCTTTCCGACAATTCGGAACTGACCAACAACTACAACCAGCTCCAGATAGAGAAGCAACGCGCCGAAGCACGCGCACTGCGGCTCACTGTACTAATCGCCATACTCGCCGCTGTCATACTCCTTATCTCCGTCATCGTGCTTTTCCGTCTGAACCGACGAAACCGTTCTCTCGTCATGACCCTCGACAAATCCAACCGTGAGCTGCTCGAGAAAAGCGAGAACCTCGAACAATCGCGACAGGAACTCGTCAAAGCCCGCGATATGGCCCAGAAAGCCAACAACATGAAGACCGATTTCATCAAGAATATGAGCTATGAGGTGAACGCTCCTCTCAAGGCAATCAATGAATACAGCAAACTGATTGTCGACTGTGCTGACGCGTCAAACCGCAAATACCTCGAACGCTTTACCGCGCTCGTAGAGCTTAACAGCGAGCTGCTCAATACGATAGTCAACGACGTGCTCCACATATCGGAAATCGACAGCAATTCTGTTCCCATCCACAACCGTTCAACCGATCTGAGGTCTCTGTGCACAATGGTGCTTGACGGGGTGCGCCAAAGATTATCGCCACATGTAGTCCTGCTATTCGATGCGGAATCACCGGCCATAAGCCTCTTCACAGACCCTCAGAGACTTCATCAGATATTGCTAAACCTTCTGACAAATGCCGCCAAGTTCACCGCAAAAGGCTCTATCACTCTCTCTTATCGGATTGATGCGGACAACGGGACTGTGGTATTTAGCGTCACGGACACAGGAATCGGAATAAAACCCGACAAAAAAGATGCGATATTTGACAGGTTCGTCAAGCTCGACAAGGATACACAAGGTGCAGGGCTCGGCCTTACCATCTCCCGCATGCTCGCCCGTATAATGGGCGGAGACGTGCAGCTTGACACGAGCTATACCAAAGGGGCACGGTTTATAGTCATATTACCTCAGAAATAA
- a CDS encoding DHH family phosphoesterase → MAEFKKQPRFHTVIDPSLIKTIKQYVLVSRDIVITCHVSPDGDALGSSFALWYVLKALGKSVNVVTADCAPKALLFLPGVRELVAATRQNERAHELIAKADLIFCMDFNDPARVDRLTAPLLSSKARKIVIDHHLEPRIEADVIISRPEVSSTCALLYITLWQAQWARYLNRSSAACIYTGMMTDTGNFSYNSNDPDLYLIIYDLMRKGIDKDNIYKLVMNTSSESRVRIMGYGQYRMQLLSEHRAAIITLSEEELKEFDYSKGDTEGLVNIPLSIPEITYSIFLREDAKDCVKVSMRSKGDFSVSRICEENFDGGGHTNAAGGEFHGPLDKALEKLLEVIPSYDIYL, encoded by the coding sequence ATGGCAGAATTCAAAAAACAGCCCCGGTTTCACACCGTCATCGACCCCTCGCTGATCAAGACAATCAAGCAGTATGTGCTGGTGTCGCGCGACATCGTCATAACCTGCCATGTCAGTCCTGACGGCGACGCGCTCGGCTCATCGTTCGCCTTATGGTATGTATTGAAAGCACTTGGCAAATCAGTCAATGTGGTGACTGCCGACTGTGCGCCTAAAGCGCTTCTGTTTCTACCCGGCGTGCGCGAGCTTGTCGCCGCGACCCGGCAGAATGAACGTGCGCATGAGCTTATAGCCAAGGCCGACCTTATTTTCTGCATGGACTTCAACGACCCTGCACGTGTCGACAGGCTCACCGCTCCGCTACTGAGCTCAAAAGCAAGAAAAATAGTCATTGACCATCATCTCGAACCGCGTATCGAGGCAGATGTGATAATCTCACGCCCCGAGGTATCGTCGACATGCGCGCTCCTATATATAACGCTCTGGCAGGCACAGTGGGCAAGATACCTCAACCGCAGTTCGGCCGCATGTATCTACACGGGAATGATGACCGATACCGGCAATTTCTCATACAATTCCAATGACCCGGATCTCTATCTCATCATCTACGATCTGATGCGCAAAGGTATTGACAAAGACAACATCTATAAACTTGTCATGAATACCTCGTCAGAATCTCGTGTGAGAATCATGGGCTACGGACAGTATCGCATGCAGCTCCTTTCTGAGCATCGCGCAGCAATCATCACACTGAGCGAAGAGGAACTGAAAGAGTTCGACTATAGCAAAGGCGACACCGAAGGTCTGGTCAATATACCGCTTTCAATTCCGGAAATAACCTATTCTATCTTTCTTCGTGAAGATGCCAAAGACTGCGTAAAAGTGTCCATGAGAAGTAAAGGCGATTTCTCTGTCAGCAGGATTTGCGAAGAAAACTTCGATGGCGGAGGCCACACAAATGCAGCCGGAGGAGAATTTCACGGACCGCTCGACAAAGCTTTGGAAAAACTTCTTGAAGTAATACCGTCATACGACATTTACCTCTGA
- a CDS encoding DUF4827 family protein: MKKLLSPIIMLLGLALGFTSCDDSKSYAELLQDENQAVNKFLVQYRVVETIPADGKFEIGPDAPFYRLDEENNVYMQVLSAGTDEKPEKNDRVYFRFTRYNMFYYVVGGDNTLLGTGNADGMNNASTYFLFDNLTVSESTQYGTGIQLPMKYLGYNAEVNLVIKSQNGPTDEISYVVPYLYHIRYFKSMI; this comes from the coding sequence ATGAAGAAACTTCTTTCTCCAATAATCATGCTTCTCGGGCTCGCACTGGGCTTCACCTCATGCGACGACTCAAAGAGCTACGCCGAACTCCTTCAGGACGAAAATCAGGCAGTCAATAAATTTCTGGTTCAATATCGCGTTGTCGAGACTATCCCCGCTGACGGAAAATTTGAAATCGGGCCGGATGCACCCTTCTACAGGCTTGATGAGGAAAACAACGTCTATATGCAGGTGCTTTCAGCCGGCACGGATGAAAAACCTGAAAAGAATGACCGCGTGTATTTCCGTTTCACACGCTACAACATGTTCTACTATGTGGTCGGTGGCGACAACACCCTTCTTGGCACAGGTAACGCCGACGGCATGAACAATGCTTCGACCTATTTCCTGTTCGACAACCTAACGGTATCGGAATCGACGCAATACGGCACCGGCATCCAGCTGCCTATGAAATATCTTGGATATAATGCAGAAGTGAACCTCGTCATCAAGTCGCAGAACGGCCCTACAGATGAGATTTCATACGTTGTACCCTATCTCTACCACATCCGCTATTTCAAATCAATGATATAA